Genomic window (Rhododendron vialii isolate Sample 1 chromosome 4a, ASM3025357v1):
GTTTTCTCTCTCGCAGCCCACTTTTTGAGTTATGAAAACACATGAGACCTGGAGAAACGATATATTTATATAGGGCTAAGACAGGGACCTAAGGGGAAATAAATTTGGGCTTTttatgcaaataaaaaaatcctaatCCTACCAAGAatatatttcttatttcacaAAATTATTATTCACACCAATAAAGAATTACTATGATGCACTCAGCCACTcacgtccttatctcaattatatttcgaTCTCCATTTTATTAAATACTTGTTATCACCCCACGTTTAAGATTATTGATATCGGTTGATTAAATTGAATTACTGACAATAATATTTAATCAACATCTATAAAATTTCATGAAATTGTCCACTTAATATTCAATTGTCCATATGCAGGATTTgacataattaaaatttataagTTACTCAATGGTATATCACCAATCTTTATCGGAATGTGAATTCCATGGATTAATAATAACAAACTATCATACATGTAATCTTGTGGCCCAACTCACCAGAATATTGATCCCCAAAGGAATCTCATTATCTATTGAATCAAAATCAATTAACAATAAATGTATATATTTGTTAATTACCTTTGAATTAAGAATATAAGTATgcataataaccatgaggtcTTAATTATTTTATAAAGTCAATAGAAAAACATTTACCTCAAAGTGATAATGTTCAATACACACAAGACAAGTACCATTTTCCATAGTCAAGATAAACCTACTAAAACGATGTCCTACAGCTCTACGAATGATGTGTCCAGTTCCAACTACAATTGTGAAGCATATCCTATATTCCACAAGACTCGATAACCCAATTTTTCGTGTACAAATTAAACTCTACACACCGAATCATCTACTATATAAAATAAGAGACACAaatgcacaacatacaataatattatgcaaataTTATCCATAAAtgcactgaaaattttcatttatttttttgtatataaattaaaattttcttagTATTGTCAGCGCTGAGTTACTCATGCAAggttaaaaatatgaaaatccaAGTAAATTTGGACCCAAAATATTATagctcaataaaataaaataagttcaGCCTAAATAAGTTTCACCGTTAAAGAATCTAAAACTTTCAGcggtgtaaaaaaaacaaaagtaacaaGTGGAGTACTATTCTTTTTTCACGTGAGTAACAAATATTATACTTTTTTCTCCGTATTTTTATGACGAATACATCTAAAACTTCGCTCCAATCATATAACGTAAGCATGGGCGGTTTTACTAGTCTTTGCAAGGGTTCGAGCGAACCCattgggataaaaaaaaaatactaattttttatatttttttataatttaatttttctttattattgttGCACTGGGTCATCCGTGCATAACCAATATAAGCGAAAATCTACTTAAACCTGTGAGTAAATAGATAGTGTATGACGACAAAGTAAAATTAATCAGACTCAATTTatttataattaaataaaaatttgcaCTTAAGATAGAGTTTTGCATTGCAAAAAATTTCTACACAATTTTGTCACCGCTGAATTGAAATCTTGGAGCTGCCACTCTAAAATATTCTCATCAAAAGTGCGGTCTTTCTACTAGGCTAACaataaacaaacaacaaaacaaggaaaataCATATTCATGTGCAGTATTTATGCATTTTAGTACACATTCACATACTTATTATTATCAGTCTAATTTAGAATTTCCCATAAACTATTATTATCAATATCAGAAGCTAACTTTATAGCTTTTTGTTTTAATATGAGAATTTTTCTACAATCCCGACTGCATCAAATTTTTACCTCAAACAATAAGATTTTACCTCCAAAGAAAAAATCACATTAATAgtacaaatgcaaaaaagaaaagcatatTGTGCATTAATGTGCCTCGAAACTCTCACCCAAACTAAAATATTGAGATTCACCTCCGTGTGGGGATTCTCCATTAAAGATTGACATAATTTGCACAAAGTCAGTATAGAAGACATATTTGGGCtatttaatctctctctctcctttatcCAGAGAACAAAACCCCCAAATTTGGTTTGGCCGGGATGGGGCTGCCACCTCCTCTTttcccctcctcctcttctggcTTTTCCCCCATCTCCCTCTCTTTCCCTCCCCTCTCTGTTTTCTTGGTTTGGAACCTCTCTGTTTGGGTTGGGTTTCGGGTGTGCTCCGATAGATGAGTCCTAGGCCAGAGGCTTGtgttctctttctcttccagCTCCTCCTCGGCCCCCTTCTCTGGTAGCTGTGTTCGGCGGGCGGCGGTGGTGGGGCGGCGGTTTGTGGGTGGGTGGTGTGGTTGagatttggggtttttttccTTTCCGTTTTGTTTTCATTTGTCGGTGTTTTACAGGTTTCCTCCGGCTGGTTTCCCCAGTCCAAATTTGTATTGGTCTGGGTTTCCCCAGATCCGGTGGGTGGTGATGGTGTGTAAATAAGATGTGTGTGTTGTTTGCTACTGTCTCTTGTTTCTTTGTGGCGCTATGCGGTGGCTGGATGGAGTTGGTGTTCGGCGCTTAATCTAGTTGCTTGGTGGTGTTGTGGCAATAGAAGCGAGTGTTGGAGGTGACGAAATAAGGCTCTGGGCGTGGCCCTAGGCCATGATTCGTTGTCAGCAGAAGGGGTGATCGGCAAGGGAGTTTCCACGATCATCGGCGCCATAAGGCCAGTGATCGAAGATCCTGCCTGGGATTCCTACTTCGATCTCCGTGTCCAGAGCCTGTCGTGCCAGCGGAGGCTTGCCGGAGATGTTTCTCCATTCCTCCGAGTTGAGTTCCAGTTGGTGCCTCAATCGTCGGTATCAGTTGGTGCCTCAATCGTCGGTACCAGGTGGTTCCTCTCAGCTGGCGTCGGCCGTCGTGCTTTGTGGATTCCATCCACGATGGTCGTGTGTTGTCTTTCTTGTCTGTTTTTTACTCCTGTTTCCATCGGCTTGTATAGTTTATCTCTGATAGGGTTCCTTCATCATGCTGGGGCGGTTAGTGGTTAGATGACTGGCTCCTCGTGTCCCGACCCTTTTGTGGCGGTGAGTCGTGCACAGGTCTAATTACTAGCTTTGCAGTTTTGATCGCTGCTCCTGGGTCACATGTGCTTAGTGTTTTCCTTCGGTGATGGTTTGCTGTAGGTTCCCTTCCTCTGTATTAGGATGGATTCGCTGTATTTAGCCTATTTTGGCTGTTAATGAAATgggtttttctcaaaaaaaaaaaatatggaagaCATATATGTAGACtagggtgttcggacaaataagccaaagtggcttattttttgtccttattcaaatttttttcgtatcacttggcttatcctcatttttttggggattattgcatcttcatgacgagagaaatctaaaaagtataaaattttgatcgaaatccaatattttttgaataaagacgaaaaagtggcttattggcttatttttatttttatgtgggttatttggctcattttttacgggaaagccaatggcttttttaaaattgaatggagagtttgcaaaaaaaactttcaagaaTCTTGACATTATTGGTGTTAAAAATTTTTACTACAACATTTTATAATCGACGAGAACGAGAAAGAAAGTTCTAGAAGAAAGAATGTAAAACATGGGAGAAAGTTCTCAGTATGTAGGCttagctaaatttttttttaagggttttgtccttatttaaaaaaaatatgttcgtTAATTTTGTactaaacttttgtgaattattgattcattttgactagagaaattggaaaagtaatatttgttttacttttatacAGTTATTTTGAACAATAaccacttttcaaaaaaaaaaaggtaaattttttttatttgactgGATAAAAGTAAGAAGTCAAATAAGTCACTTTTTGAACCTTTTTAGTTTGAAAGtgaatatttctcaaaatatttaggtaaaattaatttttttttacttatacgattcctcttgtcgagatgaataaataatttataaaaatttggcgcaaaagtACTAATGgacgcaatttttttttgaataaagacaacttTCAACAGGGCGTTCACGCTAATGAATAActtattagttttgtttttattcaaattttttttgtgtttattagttttacgccaaatttttatgtgatattggtttgtctcgacgagagaaacccgaaagataaaaaattattgctgtgtttggatgggtttttgagaatttttggatttgattttttggataatgagtggagagagaaattaggataataattgaaaatatgaataatgagtggagaaagatagagagaaaaatgaaaaaaataattggagATAAAGGTAATATTCTATTCTAGTCTATCTATctaagagagggagagggagagacgtGGGGATTGGGTGTGAATatggataaaaaattattatacgCCTTTGGAGCACAGTCACATGATGTCCCATACTTATTCTCCACCACACATACATTTTTTCAGTGCATAGAATGTGCATGAATAATGTTAGCgtgaaaaaattgaattatcctttttatcaaatactgttgtgcTCGTACTTTTGATGCGCGGGACCAAAAAGCaccaatatgaattttttgcCCCGTACATCGAATGGGCATCAACTAGCGTTAAACCTGTTTGATACATTGGGCCGGAAAAAACCAATGTCATTTTTTAAACCCGTATATCGGACGAGTACAACGCTAATATACACTAAGCAAATGTGTTTTGTCAATAAAAACATCCAAACCCCCAATCcaaattttctagatttttggattttttttgtttataaagattgagagagagataaacGTGTTAGTGTATAAAATGAAACTAATACTAGCGTGCATCGAACACGAGATcggaaaaatatttaattgttttttttaattaacgTTCGCTTGATTCACGGGAGCACCGCCACTTGGTACCCCAAATGCATTTTCCATCAAACATAACTTTCATTGGATAGAATGAGACCAATTAGCATTGTGCCcgtaaaaaatattaaactattatttttcttaattagcATTGTGCCCATTTAATACAGGTGACtgaaaataaaaccaaaatatatggtgcataagagcatctccaaccttaaattggggatgtcaattttttttgaaggctgatgtggcattttggcttctccaatttgacatcaaagccttCCTTTCCAATccttatgccaaattctatttatttgacattaAACTATCCTTCTCCAACTCTTACTGTCAAAATCCAAAcaatcatttttgaaatttggcagaCAAGAGGTAGGTAGTCAAAGTTGGCATGCTTCCTCCCTCTTCATACATGTCAAATGCCACGTAGAATTGGGCCTAATAGAAGACATCTCGATTGAAAAGTGAATTGATGCTAAAAGTTACCGTTGCACTGTCCACGTCATGTTTGACATCTGGGAGATGCTCTAAGTTATTCATTAGCGCGAACATCTGACCTAGTTTGACATCGCAAAGCCAAGGTTTTTCCGTATCCAAAAAGATCAACTCCGTCGCTGGCCGAAAACCTCACCTCCgactaggggtgtgcaaaaaaaccgaGACCCGACctgaagggtttcgggcggggccgaacatgtggttcggtctgGTACGGGTAcatgtttccaaaaaaatcagtcTTCGGTCCGGGGCTCGGGggctgttttttcttacccgacccgacccgattAAAAAGGTAACGAATTCATATagtttacttcggttttggtcggacccgtcGGACCCGACCAAAACCCGACCTGATCCGACCAAAAAAATTGGTTACACGGCCGGGTATCCCCCTCCTTCAGTTCGGGgtcggggccgaacccgacccgtccgacccgtgcacacccctacctCCGACCACAAACCACTCACCTGAAAACCATGGccctaaaaacaaaatgataagTAAACACAAACATAACTCATGGCAGAGTtacccaaatctctctctcctcaccacCTCCTCACCCTCCTCAAATCCCAGAACAACCCCGCCTCAGCCCTCTCCCTCTTCTACTCCGCCCCCAAAACCCACCCTAATTACATCCATACCCCCGCCGTCTTCCACCACATCCTCCGCCTCCTCTCCCACCACCCCACCCTCCTCCCTCACTTGACCCGAATTATCCACCTCATCCGCGCCCAAAACCTCACATGCCCCGAAGACATCCCACTCACCGTCATCAAAACCTATTCGAAAAACCTAATGGTCGATAAGGCCGTGTTTGTTTTCCAGAGGATGAAAGAGTTTTTCGGGTGCGAACCGGGTATAAGGTCGTACAACTGTTTGTTGAACACGTTCGTTGTGGGTAACCAGTGGGACAGGGCGGAGTTGTTTTTTAAGCACTTGCAGAAAATGGGTGTGTCTCCCAATTTGGAGAGTTACAATGTTTTGGTTAAGATTTCGTGCAAGAAGTTGCGATTCAGTGAGGCGAGGGAGTTGTTGGAGTGGATGTGGGTGTGGGGACTGAAGCCCGATGTTGTTAGCTACGGTACGGTGATTAATGGGCTCGCGAAGAGTGGGGATTTGTCGGGCGCGTTGATGGTGTTCGACGAAATGTCTGAGAGAGGGGTGAGTCCTGATGTGATGAGTTATAACATTTTGATTGATGGGTTTTTCAAGAAAGGCGATTCTGTTGGGGGCATGGAGATTTGGGAGAGGTTGGTGAAGGATTCGGGCGTGTATCCGAATGTTGTTACTTACAATGTTGTGATTAGTGGGTTGTGCAAGTGTGGGAAGTTCGATGAAAGTTTGGAATTTTGGCAGCGACTTAAGAGGAATGATCGGAGGCAGGATTTGTTTACTTATAGTAGTTTGATACATGGGTTGGGTAAGTGTGGAAATGTGGATGGGGCTTCGAGAGTGTATGGAGAAATGGTTGAGAGCGGAGTGTCTCCGGATGTGGTGGTATATAATGCGTTGCTCAATGGCTATTGCCAAGCTGCAAAGATTAAAGAGTCCTTCGAGTTGTGGGATTTGATGGGTAAAGAGGGAAAGCGTAATGCCGTGAGTTTCAACATTTTGATCAGGGGGTTGCTTGAGAATGGCATGGTGGACGAAGGAATTTCTATGTGGGAACGCGTGGCTGATAACAATTGTCTAGTAGATTCCACAACGTATGGTGTGCTGATTCATGGATTGTGTAAGAATGGGTACTGGAACAAGGCTTTAGTGGTCCTAAGAGAGGCAGAAGATAGAGGAGATGCTCTAAATATTTGTGCATATTCATCCATGATCAATGGGTTATGTGGAGTAGGGAGGTTGAGTGAAGCAGTTCGCTTGCTTGACGAAATGAGAGGGCATGGCTGTCAGCCAAATTCATATGTTTTCAATGCACTGCTAAATGGATTGATCCGAGCTTCCAAAATCGAGGATGCTATTCAGTTATTCAAAGAAATGACAACAAAGGATTGCTCTCCTAATGTTGTTTCCTACAACACGCTCATTAATGGGCTATGCAAAGTGGAGAGATTCAGTGAAGCCTATAACTTTGTGAAGGAAATGCTGGAAAAAGGATGGAAGGCGGACATGATCACTTACAGCTTGTTGATGGATGGTCTCTACCAAAGTAAGAAGGTTGACATGGCCATTAACTTGTGGTTTCAAGTTCTCGATCATGGGCTGCAGCCTGATGTGATTATGCACAATATTATGATTCATGGGCTATGCTCTGTAGGCAAAGTGGAAGATGCTTTGCACTTATACTCGAAAATGGGTGAACACCACTGTGTTCCGAATCTTGTGACCCACAATACACTAATGGAGGGGCTTTACAAAACCCGAGAATGCCAAAAGGCATCTATTATTTGGGCCCGAATTTTAGGAAAAGGGTTACAACCAGATATAATCTCCTATAATATTATTCTGAAAGGGCTTTGTTCTTGTAATAGAATATGTGATGCCATTGTGTTCTTGAATGATGCTTTGACAAGGGGAATTCTTCCTACTTACATTACATGGAGCATACTTGTAAGAGCTGTGCTGAATCATGGGGCTGTGACATGACCCTTGCATTGGAAGTGAGCTTCTGACTCCCTGCTACTCTTTTTGTTTCCCTAAGTTGATtttataaggttttttttttttgtttgtttgccaAAGCCGATATACATCAGTGGGTTAGAGAGTTAGGTGTTAGTGGGGGAAATGGGAAGGGTGGCCACCACATAAGTGGGGCACACGGCATGGGAATCGAACCCAGCCAAATGAAAGGGGCTTCAAGTGCTCTAACCAACTGAGACATGCCCACTTTCAAGTTGATTTTATAAGTTGCAAATGCAATTTAGCTGTGAAAATGAAGGTAATAACTGATGCAGCTATCGCTCTTAGTCTGAGTTTCCACAGGTGTTTGAATTTGTAGCCAAAATGCTCGTCTGTGGATTGGAAGAATTTCTTTGAGGTATGAATAACTATTTCTTGAATTCTTTGCTTGAAGTCTGCTGCGATTTTCTTACTTCTGCTGTAGTATCCAAGTTACTAATTTTGAATCCATTGCTGCAGGTGGTTGGTTGAATAATGGTCAGCTAGTTGGAAAATGGTGATTTTTGCTACCCAACCAGTAATGCCTAGCCTTGCTACTCATG
Coding sequences:
- the LOC131324821 gene encoding pentatricopeptide repeat-containing protein At3g09060 — its product is MAELPKSLSPHHLLTLLKSQNNPASALSLFYSAPKTHPNYIHTPAVFHHILRLLSHHPTLLPHLTRIIHLIRAQNLTCPEDIPLTVIKTYSKNLMVDKAVFVFQRMKEFFGCEPGIRSYNCLLNTFVVGNQWDRAELFFKHLQKMGVSPNLESYNVLVKISCKKLRFSEARELLEWMWVWGLKPDVVSYGTVINGLAKSGDLSGALMVFDEMSERGVSPDVMSYNILIDGFFKKGDSVGGMEIWERLVKDSGVYPNVVTYNVVISGLCKCGKFDESLEFWQRLKRNDRRQDLFTYSSLIHGLGKCGNVDGASRVYGEMVESGVSPDVVVYNALLNGYCQAAKIKESFELWDLMGKEGKRNAVSFNILIRGLLENGMVDEGISMWERVADNNCLVDSTTYGVLIHGLCKNGYWNKALVVLREAEDRGDALNICAYSSMINGLCGVGRLSEAVRLLDEMRGHGCQPNSYVFNALLNGLIRASKIEDAIQLFKEMTTKDCSPNVVSYNTLINGLCKVERFSEAYNFVKEMLEKGWKADMITYSLLMDGLYQSKKVDMAINLWFQVLDHGLQPDVIMHNIMIHGLCSVGKVEDALHLYSKMGEHHCVPNLVTHNTLMEGLYKTRECQKASIIWARILGKGLQPDIISYNIILKGLCSCNRICDAIVFLNDALTRGILPTYITWSILVRAVLNHGAVT